The genomic segment ATTTCTTGGTTTGTTTTCTTACCCCCGCCTTGCCTATACATCCATCTCATTTTTCCCATATAAACCGGATTTTCGGAAACGATGGGGTCACATTAAGTAAACTACTTTTACCAACGAACAAAGGACATTGCGACACTACAGATGATCTTCAATCACTCACATCCGGCAATCACACTGAAATACATCGGGATTACACAAGATCTGATCGACAAGGCGGTGAAGACTTCAGTTTATAGGTTACACAAGCTCAATTATGTTAAGCCTGACTGTTTATCTAGATTTTTGAAAAACGATAAGATTTCTTGACTTACTTCTTTATAGTGGTCAAACAACATAATATGCTTTGTCTCAGGTATGCTTACACATTTGCTTAGGGGGTGTGCATACTTCAATACTTCATGTATGAATTGGTTTTTTTTATCAAAGTTCCGGTGAATGGCTGCAGGGAGAAAAAGTATTGGACATGAGAGGTTTTTATATAAGCTCTCAAGTTTAAGATCGTACAAAGATCCCATGATTTGAATAAATGTTTGATTAGTGGTGTAGAGGGAAAAGTGCCCAGCTTTTTGTTTACGCATCGAGATTGCCCAACCATCGGTGACTGCCTTCTCAAGAACATGATTCCAGTCGGTTCTGCGTGCTTTCTCGTAATTAACGTAGTCTTCGATCGAAGAGAAAACTAAATCTGGTTCCCGGAGTTTCTCAAGAAAGGCTTCCTTTTTGTCAGCAAATTTACCGTTTGGCCCTGAATGATTTTGCATTGCTCCATCAGAATTAACGATGGATAAAACTCGGGAAGGAAATTTTGATGCTAAGTATGTACCAACGTAACAACCGAGGGAACTTCCTACAATATGGACGGCATCAAAATTAAGAGAATCTAGAACGCCTATTAAGTCAATCGCAAGGGTTGAAATTTCGTAATCAGTTTCAGGTTGATCAGATTCTCCGTGACCACGCAAATCGATGGCAATTGCAGTGTAATGATCCACAAAATAGGGTATTACCCCATTCCAAACAACAGCATTGCCGCGAATAAAGTGGAGAAAGATTACTGGTGTACCTGAATCACTAAATTGGTGAACCATTATCTTAATGCCGTTGGTATGTACTCTAAATTTCTTCATGATTACCCCTCATGAAAAATTACGACATGATATTTATATTAGCACAATGCTCACGGAGATAAACGAAGCGGAAGGAGGCGCGACAGGTGAGTAAAATACCGCGAATTTTGCACTACCCCAGGAGCAAGTGGAGCATGGCTGACTGGATTATCAGTCACATGCCGGAACATACAACTTATCTGGCACCCTTTTTCGGTAGCGGTGCAGTTTTGTTCAACAAGGAGCGATCGATACTTGAAACTGTGAATGACCTGGACGGGGAAGTTTCAAATTTGTTTTCGGTCATCCGCGATAATCCGGAAGCTCTGGCCAGAGCAATCAGTTGGACACCATATGCCCGCGCCGAATACTACCGGGGCTATGAGTCAGAAGGAGACGATTTGGAGCGAGCAAGACGTTTCCTCGTCCGTTGTTGGATGGCACGCGGCGGAAAGACCAGCGACCGCACCGGATGGCGGCATATCATCGACCTCAACGCTCCCCACCCAGCAAAGGACTGGCAACTACTTCCGGATAAGATCATGACAGTTACAGACAGGCTGAGGGGTGTGCAGATTGAATGCCAGCCTGCGGTAAAGCTGATGGAGCGATACAAAAACGACCAGAAGTGTTGATCTACGCTGATCCACCGTACATTCTCTCTACTCGTAGTAAACGAATGTATAAGAACGAAATGAAGGACGTAGAGCATGAAGAGCTTTTGGAAACGTTGCTGGCGCATCCTGGTTCCGTTCTGCTATCCGGTTACGACCACCCTATGTACAACGACCGACTGCGGAAGTGGCAGCGTGACGAACGCAAAGTACAGGCAGAGGCGGGCAGATCAAGAACCGAAGTTCTGTGGATTAACCCGGTAGCTGCCGAACATGGACAGCAGACAATCTTTTCGCTGCCGGGGATATAACGGATGGATACAAAATGTGTAGTTTGTCAATTGATGAGAATACTCATGGTTTAAGCCACTTGATATTGTAGTTAATTACTTCTCCCTCGGGCAGCTTGATCGTCATCGTTTCAAGTGCATAAGGTGGGTTGTGTGGTCCGGCAAATGTTTTAACTCGGATGGTCACGTTAAAGTGGGTGAGTTTTCTTGGGTCTGGTCTACTTACATCTAGAATTTCTTCCACGCCTCTATACCACAAACGATTCGTACCATTTATACGTACTGCGTTCCCTATCTTATCTAACATTGCTTCTATAAAAGCACGTTTCATTAAGTAGCATTCAGTTTTACTTTCAGTAGCATGGACAGGTTGCGAAAAAAGCAGGGTTGTTAGTACGAAGATAATTATTTTTTTCATGAATAGTCCCACCTCAGTTTTAGGGGATAGGTTCTCCAGTAATACTATCCGTTATTTAACAAAATAGTTATTGAAAAAAGCCCTTTAATTGGTCTTACCCCTGTCAAGTAGACACAATAAAAAAAGCCTAAGCAGCCAGTGTGTTTCGGTATTCAACCGGGGCACACTGGTTTAATTTTTTCTGGAACCGTTCATGGTTATAAAACCAAATGTATTTTTCAATGGCTTGAAAGAGATCTTCTTCTGTCTTACACTCAGTAAAGTACAATGTCTCAGTTTTGAGGTGCGAGAAAAAGGATTCGATGCAGGCGTTATCAAGGCAGTTTCCTTTGCGAGAGTGGCTGCCACTTATGCCAAGTTCCTTTATTCGCTTATTGTACTGTCGAGACGTGTATTGGAAGCCCTGATCTGAATGTAGGGTTGCTTTCAGCACGTCTCTTTCTTCGTTTAGCTGCCCCACAGTGTCTAACACAAGTTGTAAATCATTTCGCTTGGAAACTTTCCAGGCAACAACTTCGTTGTTAAAAAGGTCCTGAATGACCGAAAGGTAATAGTAACGGTTATGAAGTGCAACATACGTAATATCTGTTACAAATACCTCATTGGGCTTGTCCGCTCTAAACTTACGGTTAAGTAAGTTGGGATATACAATCGAAGGTGCTTTACCAAAATAGCGGCGCTTCCTCCTGATGATGGATTGGAGGTTTAATTCTTTCATCAGGCGGTATATTCGCTTATGATTCGCATTCAATCCCTTCTTCTTTAATGCTACCTGCATTCGTGGATAACCATAGTATGGATGCTCCAAATGAATCGCCATCATATGCTTTTTCAGAATCTGATCTAACTCATTTCTTGCTGACGGCTTTCCTTTGGTGCTAAGCCATTTGTAAAAACCCGACCGTGACACTTGCGCAATTTCTACCAACCACGTTAGTGGATATTTTTTACGCAGCTCGTCTATGATCGTAAAGCGAGTTATTTTCCATACCTTCCCCCCAGATGCAGATTGGGATTGCGCTTTTTTAGGTATTCTACCTGCGCCTTTAGATAGTCCCTTTCTTCTTCCACAGTAGCAAACTTGGTTCTTGGACGACCAACAAATGGGGTGTCACTAGAACCATTCTTTCCTCTTTGATCCACAAAACCTTCGCCTTTATTCTTCTTTCGGACCCATTGTAGAACTTGTGTTTTACTAGGTATCCCTAATTCCTTAGCTATTGCTTTAGAACCCATCTCTCCCTGTTGATACATGTTTACTGCCCTCAGCTTAAACTCCTCGGAATAACGCTTGAATGTTTGACCTTTTTTAGCCATGAGAAAATCCCCTCCAAGTAGAGTGTACCACCCACCGTTAGGTGAGCGGGCTTTTTACACTGTCTACTCAAAGGGGATAATATCATAATAAAAGGGCCGATAAATTCGATGAGTATCTGTGTCGAAAACTACATCAACTTTAATGTCAGGTGAGTATGGGAGGAGTTCGAAGTCAAAGAGCTTACAAAACACATGAGGGAAATCACTTGTTTGTTCACTCTGCTCTACGCAAAAGCGGAACATATTCTTCAATTCATGCAGTTTGTGTTTCTTTCCATGAAGGATAATATCATCAGTAAAGTGACTTGTCACTTCAATCAACATCTAAATCATGACCGAGTGCTAATCAGTCGTTATAGCAACAAATGATAACTACCATTTTACGACAATTTGAAGTTAACACAACGGTAAATATGTTAATTAGGACCTTTCGGCAAATCTGTTATGCGATTACTTCTTAACGCAAGCCATCTTTTAAGATCCGACCACATCATTTTTGTTGTCGCGATCGCAAACAATCCAATCCACTTATCAGCATGACTAGGGGAATCATCCATAAAGCCCATATAGATACATGCAGCAACTGATAGGAACCAAATAATAGCGAATAATGGCAATGTAATCACCTCTTAGAGGAATACGCCAACGAAACAAAATTGTTTCACTTGTTCATTTACAAACTGCTCAGAAAGATAAACCGTATGTAAAAATCGCCTCTCTAAGGACAGGGTGTCCGAAAATGATGAATAGCAGGAGCAAAATTACTGATAATCCACCAACTAAACTTACCGTAGCAAACCCTTTATGTACTTTTCCGATCAATGGAAATATTGCAATCAGTAGTATTCCAAGAGATAAGACAAGAAGTAACAGCATTTTAAAAATCAATGGTTCATACATTACAAATCCTCCTTAGGAAATCCAACAAATACCAATTGTATCCCATATGGAGGACATTAGGAAGTTGCTTTACAAATTGTGTAGGGAAATAATTATTGGTTGCCAATATTTTTAACATCCAGAACTCTCTTCAATTGTTCATCAAGATTCCAATTTAGTGGCTTAGGTTCTCCAACCGAGCAATTCTTGGAACAGGATATGTCGGTGAAGGAAATCAAAGATTTGATAGATATCAAGCTGGATATGATGCTGTTTTTTCCCGAAGACAAGGCAGCGCTTATTGATGACATAAAGAAACTGCGAAGCAGGCTTATAGAAGCAGCTTGAATGGAGGGAACCAAGTGAAAGCCATAACCATTCACCAGCCATGGGCGACACTGATCGCCCTCGGGGAAAAACGATTCGAAACTAGAGGCTGGCCAACTAGGTACCGCGGACCCATTGGGATTCATGCCGCTAAGAAAGTGGACAAGGAGATTTGCCTACAAGAGCCTTTCCGAAGTGTTTTGGATTTGCACGGGTATACAGCAGACAATTTGCCAACCGGGGCGATTGTGGCAACATGTAGTCTTAATGATTGTCTCCCAATTTCTTTATCGGATGACGGAATCATTGCGTATGGCGGTGAAACCGGACACAAGTCGATAAGGATCGACGGACATGAAAGGCTCTTCGGATGGTTTGAACCAGGTCGGTACGCCTGGGAAAGACGAACGTAAAACGAATCGATCCGGTGCCAGCAAAAGGGCAGCAAGGACTCTGGAATTGGGGAGGGGAACGGGATACAAGTAGTATGTAAGATAATGTTTCTGCGGATGGGAATAAACCGGCAATGGTTTTTTGGATATTTAAGCGTCGTTACGGATAAAAGACTAGGTGTTCCTTCTAGGTAGCTACATTTCAAATTAAGTTATTTGTGTCGACCTTCAGCAATTCTTGCAAGAACAAGTTTTCTAAGGTCATCATCTTGTTCATCAACAAGAATTTGAAGGGCCTTGAGAGTTGCCTTTTTATTAGCGGCAATGCTCCTTCTAACGGAAAAGTCAGGATCATGAGCAAGTTTTACTTGCAATTCTTCAGGGAGCTTATTTTTTGAAGCGACCATGCTTCGAACTCTCCACTCTGGATGTTTTGCAAGGAGCTTGAGGATCTCAATAGGAACTGTTTTGTTTTGAGCAACCCAAAAAGACATGTCTGGATAATGTTGAATTACCTCATGCCAAACATCCAATGGGGCTTCCTCCCAAGCTGCACGAAGATATTCATCAGGATTCTCACTTGTTCTAAGTCTTACAAATTCTTCGGCGGATGTAATCACATAATCATTCCTCTTCGCTGATGGTGTTGGGATTATTTTACAAAAACGTCAGTGAAAAATCATTAGCTTAACAAAACATTACTTGTGAGAAGAGGAAAGTTGGAATGAAGCGTAGCAGACATATTTTCCCAGTCAATTTGCAAGCGAAAAGATAAAACTCCTGCAAGGAGACAGGAGTCGAAATGTTTGCTCGATATATCGAGACTTCTGACGCGACCGAAGCAATTGTACAACTGCGGGTCCATCATCTTTCCTTTTATGGCGATTTAGTTATTACCCAAGTTAATACTCTTCTAAAAGCGCCAGTGGGGTTATAGATCTGCATAAACCATCTATCTAGTCCAAGTGGGTAATTTGCAAGCACATATACAGGTTCAAGTTGTTCAATGATCCATCCAGCGCTGATAACCCTCCTAGTACCTTCTGGTGCTGGTATCAAGTTAATATATTCATATGAATATGGTCTAATTTCGATGGGCTGAAACCTGTGGCGCCAAAAGCCATTTCCGAGACTTTCTGTTATACGTACATTTTTGCGACTTAGAGTGATGATTTTTATCCGTTTTACACCTCTTTTTTTCACAATCTTGGATGATGATCTTTTTTTCTTTTTCATGTTTTCACCTTCTACGCTTATTTAAGTTTCGTAGGATCAACATATGAAGAAAAAGAGATAATGCTTGGACTAATTTACATGAGTTAAAAAAATGGGGGAATTCAATAATTAAAGCTCAGACTGAATAATTTGAACCCAGAGCTACTGCCGGCTATTTTAACACAAGAGAAAATGTAAAAAGACGACCCTGTTTTACAAAGGTCGTCAGGTAAAACTCCTATATCCACCTAAGGGGTGATATGTCAACATACCTGCATCTCCTTCGACATACAAGGCATAGTCACGAGAGCCTACTTCGAATTCCGTTCTTGTTCCGTCACTTAGTTGAAAAGTCATGTAATAGTTTGTTGATATACTTGTATTATTCCCGCCACCTGAGATGTATGTACGTTTTCCAATTAGTTTAGCAGGAACAGTCTCGAGAGGGGTTCTATTATAAGTGATAAAATACCTGATCACTAAAGTGGTTAAGACTATGGTTGAAATTCCTCCTCCAACAAATACAACGAGAAATATAACCCATTTTATAACACTATCACCCATAAATGTCATGAAAGCATCAAACATTCAAAAAATCACTCCGAGTTTTTGATTTAGATGATAAACAAAAAAATGTGATTAGTCATATTTTTTACAAGAAACAAATGATTCAACTTAATATTTCGAGTGAAAAGCAGGTGAGCGGCTTGAACACAGGATTTGATCTTATATCAGACGTACATCTTGATTTTTGGGTGAAAGTTGAAAATCCTCTACACAAAATGGTGCCTCAAATTAAGAATTTTATTAAAGGAATCTTACCTGATGTTCACCATAAAACGCTTGTCATTGCTGGTGATCTGGGCCATTATAATTGGCAAAACAAAATACTGATTGAAGAGTTGAAACAGATATATGAGCACATTCTGATAGTTCCAGGAAACCATGATTATTATTTGGTTAGTGCAAATCAAGAAAAGCAATACCGAGGAAAATCTCTTAATCGAGTTATCGAGATGAAAGAAACTTGCAGCTTGCTTACCAACGTGCACTATCTTGATGGCGACATGGTAGAGATCGATGGCATTACCTATGGTGGAGTTGGCATGTGGTATGACTTCTCTTATGGGATGAAAGTGCTTGGATATTTAGAAGAGGCCCTGTATTCCAAATGGTGGGATATTATGAATGACTCCAGACTGATCAAGGGTTTGTTGGACAAGTCATTTACATTTGCAGATGAAGAGAAGAAGAAACTTGATGCTATCATTGAGTCCTCAAATGTAATCATCACACATGTTGGTGGCGATTGGAGTAAGGTAGACCGTGACTTGGTTAATTCATTCTATTTCTTTGACGGAAGCCCTTATTTTTCGAAGCTTGAAGGCAAGATTTGGTGCTTTGGGCACACTCATCAACGCTATGATTACGAAGCGTATGGATGTAGGTTTGTAAATGCTGCACTCGGATATCCAGACGAAAGCGATGATCGAAAAATATTGCAGATCAAAGTGTAGAAAGAATGCGAGTGCAAAACATTTTAGAATTGTGGAAAGGGGATAAGAAATATGCAAGGACATTCATATTTCTATCACAATCAGTACACCGAAAAGCACGTTCATATTCAAGCGTATGAAATGATAGCAAAAAATGGGTAGAGGCAACTCTCTTACAGAGAAGGGATCTATCGTGGGATGTTTTTTTCGATGAGTTAAGTGAATCGGAGTTCCAATCAATATTTAAAGATAATCCCACGTATGATGATGACCATTTTGGTGCTTTTCTCTTTAATATCCATGATGTAGAGGAAGGTAAAAAAACGTTTGAAAAATGGATTCGTGAAGTTTTTAGCGCTCACCGGAAACAAGAAAAAAATTGATTAAACATCATTATTTCGGGAGTCAAACAAAAGAACAAAAAAAGAACCTCCCAAATGGGAGCCCGTATATATGTTCGTCTAAACTAATTATATCATGGGCTTACCGCGAGGGGGAATTGGAAAGATGAGCGCACAGGTACAACTGTCATTTCTGGAACCAGTAGATGAAAAAGAAGTCAGAAAGGCTGTTGTTAAAGCATTAAAAGAATATAAAGCCCTCCGTGTTGCTGTCCAAAATAAACAGGAGCGAC from the Brevibacillus brevis genome contains:
- a CDS encoding DUF2500 domain-containing protein codes for the protein MFDAFMTFMGDSVIKWVIFLVVFVGGGISTIVLTTLVIRYFITYNRTPLETVPAKLIGKRTYISGGGNNTSISTNYYMTFQLSDGTRTEFEVGSRDYALYVEGDAGMLTYHPLGGYRSFT
- a CDS encoding DUF3888 domain-containing protein is translated as MKKIIIFVLTTLLFSQPVHATESKTECYLMKRAFIEAMLDKIGNAVRINGTNRLWYRGVEEILDVSRPDPRKLTHFNVTIRVKTFAGPHNPPYALETMTIKLPEGEVINYNIKWLKP
- a CDS encoding alpha/beta fold hydrolase; the encoded protein is MKKFRVHTNGIKIMVHQFSDSGTPVIFLHFIRGNAVVWNGVIPYFVDHYTAIAIDLRGHGESDQPETDYEISTLAIDLIGVLDSLNFDAVHIVGSSLGCYVGTYLASKFPSRVLSIVNSDGAMQNHSGPNGKFADKKEAFLEKLREPDLVFSSIEDYVNYEKARRTDWNHVLEKAVTDGWAISMRKQKAGHFSLYTTNQTFIQIMGSLYDLKLESLYKNLSCPILFLPAAIHRNFDKKNQFIHEVLKYAHPLSKCVSIPETKHIMLFDHYKEVSQEILSFFKNLDKQSGLT
- a CDS encoding IS3 family transposase (programmed frameshift), with the translated sequence MAKKGQTFKRYSEEFKLRAVNMYQQGEMGSKAIAKELGIPSKTQVLQWVRKKNKGEGFVDQRGKNGSSDTPFVGRPRTKFATVEEERDYLKAQVEYPKKAQSQSASGGKVWKITRFTIIDELRKKYPLTWLVEIAQVSRSGFYKWLSTKGKPSARNELDQILKKHMMAIHLEHPYYGYPRMQVALKKKGLNANHKRIYRLMKELNLQSIIRRKRRYFGKAPSIVYPNLLNRKFRADKPNEVFVTDITYVALHNRYYYLSVIQDLFNNEVVAWKVSKRNDLQLVLDTVGQLNEERDVLKATLHSDQGFQYTSRQYNKRIKELGISGSHSRKGNCLDNACIESFFSHLKTETLYFTECKTEEDLFQAIEKYIWFYNHERFQKKLNQCAPVEYRNTLAA
- a CDS encoding metallophosphoesterase family protein, translated to MSGLNTGFDLISDVHLDFWVKVENPLHKMVPQIKNFIKGILPDVHHKTLVIAGDLGHYNWQNKILIEELKQIYEHILIVPGNHDYYLVSANQEKQYRGKSLNRVIEMKETCSLLTNVHYLDGDMVEIDGITYGGVGMWYDFSYGMKVLGYLEEALYSKWWDIMNDSRLIKGLLDKSFTFADEEKKKLDAIIESSNVIITHVGGDWSKVDRDLVNSFYFFDGSPYFSKLEGKIWCFGHTHQRYDYEAYGCRFVNAALGYPDESDDRKILQIKV